The segment TCTGGCTGAACGCGAGCACGGTCTGCGACACCACGAACGGGCCGACCACCGGCAGCTTGAGCAGCCATGCGTCCGTCGCCTGGCGGCCTGGCTCGGTGTGCCGCCAGCGCCAGAAAGCGATGGCGCCGAGCACGAGTCCGAGAGCAACGAACAACCCGTAGTGCAGGGCGAATTGGGCGAGCCCCACGAGCAGTTTCGTGGACATCGGCAGCTCCCCGCCGAGTGACGTCAGCAGGACCTGCAATCGCGGCAGCAGGAAGAACAGGAAAAACAGGATCACGCCGGTCGCGACGACGACCATGAAGATCGGGTACGCCAGCGCGGCGACCAGCTGCCGGCGCAGCTCGCGCTGCTCGTTCAGGTGGGTGATCAGCCGGTCGAGCGTCTCGTTGAGCGAGCCCGTGGCCTCGCCCGCCTGGATGAGGTTGACCGTGGCGGCGTCGAACACGGCGGGGAAGTCCGACATCGCCCGCGAGAGCGGTGCGCCTTCGCTCAGCCGTTCCCACAGCGCCGAGCAGAGCGCGCGCAGCGCGGGCTCCTTGATGCGGGTCGAGAGCAGCCGCACGGCTTCGCCCGCGGACATGCCGCTGGTCGTGAGATCGTGGAGCGATTCGAGAAACGGCAGTCGCTGGGCGCGGGCGACGTTGC is part of the Opitutus terrae PB90-1 genome and harbors:
- a CDS encoding type II secretion system F family protein, yielding MPRFTYTARDRSGQTVSDAVEAPSRRDALRLLAARGLHVISASDASPAPVNGRGRSANGAATPSPRLERRRNVARAQRLPFLESLHDLTTSGMSAGEAVRLLSTRIKEPALRALCSALWERLSEGAPLSRAMSDFPAVFDAATVNLIQAGEATGSLNETLDRLITHLNEQRELRRQLVAALAYPIFMVVVATGVILFFLFFLLPRLQVLLTSLGGELPMSTKLLVGLAQFALHYGLFVALGLVLGAIAFWRWRHTEPGRQATDAWLLKLPVVGPFVVSQTVLAFSQTLGVLLANGITAAEALRMTERQIANRVHRRAFDEATARVLEGEALSLALGRTGCFPDLVLDRLAVGENTGNVVPSLRDIARSYQKIVSNQLNLFTKVIASGVLLLVFVLVGFIAFAIVSAVFKVSGSFKLG